A genomic stretch from Megalopta genalis isolate 19385.01 unplaced genomic scaffold, iyMegGena1_principal scaffold0799, whole genome shotgun sequence includes:
- the LOC117227933 gene encoding uncharacterized protein LOC117227933, which translates to MLPEIRSKTCLLTTTAASCEILQRYSSITKLQRIVAYCLRFKPDNRFKGPVSAEELNTANKTILRLTQRECFAEEMQDLSQGRRVHRKSKLNTLDPFLDRDGVIRVGGRLKHADIPYSQQHPIVLPKSHHLTTLILRNEHLRSMHAGVQATLYSTRQRYWPLDGRNQTRKVIRQCIKCFRANPPNTECMMGDLPKARVNEDRPFNNVGVDYCGPFFVKEKKFRNRNRIKVYVAVFVCLAVKAVHLELVSDMTTDGFLAALRRFTARRGKCHAIYSDNGTNFVGANRELKEIHQLLSSQDHQRKVDAYLTNEGINWHFIPPRSPNFGGLWEAAVKSFKHHMRRVIANELPTFEELNTFIIEIEAILNSRPLTPLSSDPNDLCALTPGHFLIGSALNTLPEVDFTTTPSNKLSIWQHLQKLKRDFWARWYKEYLNELNIRHKWTSGSHNIKTGTLVLVKEDNLPPMQWALGRVLEVHPGTDGIIRAVTIQTVQGNIKRNIRQLAPLPTDVGREL; encoded by the coding sequence ATGCTACCGGAAATCAGAAGCAAAACATGTCTACTCACAACGACAGCAGCTTCGTGTGAGATACTGCAGCGGTATTCATCGATCACCAAATTGCAACGAATCGTTGCATACTGCCTTCGATTCAAACCGGACAACCGCTTCAAGGGACCTGTGTCAGCCGAGGAATTGAACACTGCCAACAAAACCATACTCCGTTTGACACAACGAGAATGCTTCGCCGAAGAGATGCAAGATTTATCTCAAGGTCGCAGGGTTCACCGCAAGAGCAAACTCAACACGCTCGACCCATTCCTCGATCGAGACGGCGTCATCCGAGTGGGAGGACGTTTGAAGCATGCAGACATCCCATATTCCCAACAACATCCGATCGTGCTTCCCAAATCGCACCATTTGACAACGCTCATTTTGCGAAACGAACATTTACGCAGCATGCACGCTGGTGTCCAAGCCACGCTGTACAGTACCCGACAACGATACTGGCCCCTCGATGGCAGAAACCAAACAAGGAAGGTCATCCGCCAATGTATTAAATGCTTCCGTGCAAATCCACCAAACACAGAATGCATGATGGGAGATCTGCCAAAAGCTCGCGTCAACGAAGATCGACCATTCAACAACGTCGGGGTCGACTACTGCGGTCCTTTCTTCGTCAAGGAGAAGAAGTTCCGTAACAGAAACCGAATCAAGGTCTACGTCGCTGTCTTTGTATGCCTCGCTGTGAAGGCAGTACACCTGGAGCTAGTCAGCGACATGACCACCGATGGCTTCCTGGCAGCCTTACGTCGATTCACTGCTCGACGAGGGAAATGTCACGCCATCTATTCCGATAACGGAACGAATTTCGTTGGAGCAAATAGAGAGCTCAAAGAAATTCATCAACTGCTGAGTTCACAGGATCATCAACGCAAAGTGGATGCCTACTTGACCAACGAAGGGATCAACTGGCATTTCATCCCACCAAGGTCACCAAACTTCGGAGGTTTATGGGAAGCGGCAGTGAAGTCGTTCAAACACCACATGAGACGAGTGATAGCCAACGAATTGCCGACTTTCGAAGAACTCAACACCTTCATCATCGAAATCGAAGCAATTCTCAACTCAAGGCCTCTCACTCCATTGTCTTCGGATCCGAACGATCTTTGTGCTCTAACTCCAGGACATTTCTTAATCGGCAGCGCACTCAACACATTACCGGAGGTCGACTTCACAACCACTCCATCGAACAAACTCTCCATCTGGCAACATCTCCAGAAACTCAAGCGTGATTTTTGGGCGAGATGGTATAAGGAATACCTCAATGAGCTAAACATTCGCCACAAGTGGACCAGCGGCAGCCATAACATCAAGACGGGAACGCTCGTTCTCGTTAAAGAGGACAACCTACCACCCATGCAGTGGGCCCTCGGACGGGTTCTCGAAGTCCACCCTGGTACAGACGGCATCATCCGAGCAGTCACCATCCAAACCGTGCAAGGCAATATTAAACGAAACATCAGACAACTTGCACCGTTACCAACTGATGTAGGCCGCGAATTGTAA
- the LOC143263579 gene encoding uncharacterized protein LOC143263579, translated as MTTAILQIYDNLNQLTRCRTLLDTCSTANFITERLASRLQLRKKKCSTSITILNQLTTSSISSLTATIRSKSGGFEKTLEFLVIPHISETEPQQHIDRSSIQIPANLQLADPEFHKPAPVDMLLGTGITLSLLSVGQIDLSPRNGPELFLQKTQLGWVIGGSVSSTTSREQQRSTPSSIKSMQQKRNTVPQVTDESASPTSREADDLPNDATQPTKGVQSSANQDKPPKRTCHVTQLEFDVRRFWEIEEGPSMRHLSSEELACEEHFQRNVQRDDTGRYIVALPFKRDPTCLGHSHNRALKRFNSLQRRFKRDPAFKNQYTTVMQEYLDLGHMSEDTDPNDNHGFFLPHHAVVKETSMTTKLRVVFDGSAKTDTGVSLNETLMVGPTIQEDLFSHILRFRLHNYVLTGDIEKMYRQFLLREEDRKFQRVIWTNPRGEVKTFKLNTVTFGLSPAPFLATRCLQQLAEDEGHRFKYAGHIVRRDLYVDDLLTGAATVLTFVNGHQTVPPSNCPTVNVKLEAHDDKTLKTLGVAWNSLEDSIVYSVTPIAVDTRVTKRTILSNIAKIFDPLGLLGPVIITAKLIMQKLWQIKLDWDESVPHNMHSTWVNYCSQLNLLNNMAFPRPILLSDVAATQLHGFCDASEIGYGACIYLRSSNANGQIQSRLLCAKSRVAPLKSATLPRLELCGAQLLVKLYATVLNSIHVRIDQTIFWTDSTITLHWINSSPHLLKAFVANRVSDIQTKTSSNMWRHVLSKDNPADALSRGQLPVEFIQNSV; from the exons ATGACCACCGCAATACTACAAATCTATGACAACCTCAACCAGTTAACAAGATGCAGAACGCTGTTGGACACGTGTTCAACAGCAAACTTCATCACGGAACGGCTGGCGTCAAGGCTCCAGCTACGCAAGAAGAAATGCTCAACGTCCATTACAATATTAAACCAACTAACGACGTCGAGTATTTCCTCACTCACGGCAACGATCCGATCGAAGTCCGGCGGATTCGAGAAAACGCTGGAATTTCTCGTTATCCCCCACATCTCGGAGACGGAGCCACAACAACACATCGACCGGAGCTCTATCCAGATACCAGCAAATCTCCAACTTGCGGATCCAGAATTCCACAAGCCAGCTCCAGTCGACATGCTACTGGGGACTGGCATAACACTTTCGCTGCTCAGCGTCGGGCAAATCGACCTTTCACCTCGCAATGGACCTGAGCTTTTTCTGCAAAAGACCCAATTAGGGTGGGTAATTGGTGGCAGTGTTAGTTCTACAACAAgccgagaacaacaacgatcaACGCCTTcctccatcaaatccatgcagcagaAAAGGAATACAGTTCCACAAGTCACCGACGAGTCAGCATCTCCAACGAGCAGAGAGGCAGACGATTTGCCAAACGATGCCACGCAGCCGACCAAGGGAGTGCAGTCTTCAGCGAACCAAGACAAACCCCCCAAGCGGACTTGTCACGTCACTCAACTTGAGTTCGACGTAAGGAGATTCTGGGAGATCGAAGAAGGACCATCTATGCGTCATCTCTCCTCAGAAGAACTGGCCTGCGAGGAGCATTTCCAGCGCAACGTGCAACGGGATGACACCGGCCGATATATCGTCGCACTACCATTCAAAAGGGATCCAACTTGTCTCGGACATTCCCATAACAGAGCTCTCAAACGTTTCAACTCACTGCAacgacgattcaaacgagatccAGCCTTCAAAAATCAATATACCACAGTCATGCAAGAGTACCTGGATCTCGGTCACATGTCCGAAGACACTGACCCAAACGACAACCATGGGTTTTTCCTGCCTCATCATGCAGTCGTGAAGGAAACCAGCATGACTACCAAACTTCGTGTAGTCTTCGACGGTTCGGCAAAAACCGACACAGGGGTTTCTCTCAATGAAACTCTCATGGTCGGACCAACCATTCAGGAGGATCTTTTCTCGCATATTCTTCGGTTTCGACTTCACAATTACGTCCTTACCGGAGATATCGAGAAAATGTATCGGCAGTTCCTTCTACGCGAGGAAGACAGGAAATTTCAACGAGTCATCTGGACCAATCCAAGAGGCGAAGTGAAAACCTTCAAACTCAACACCGTCACCTTCGGTTTATCTCCGGCTCCATTTCTAGCCACACGATGTCTTCAACAACTTGCCGAAGACGAAGGACATCGATTCAAGTATGCGGGACACATCGTGAGACGCGACTTGTACGTTGACGACCTGTTGACCGGAGCAGCCACC GTCTTAACATTCGTCAATGGGCATCAAACTGTCCCACCATCAAACTGTCCCACCGTCAACGTCAAGCTCGAAGCCCACGATGACAAAACATTGAAGACTCTCGGCGTGGCATGGAATTCCCTCGAAGATTCCATAGTCTACTCAGTGACACCGATCGCTGTCGATACGAGAGTCACCAAGAGGACGATTCTCTCTAACATTGCCAAAATTTTTGATCCACTGGGATTACTTGGTCCAGTTATCATCACTGCCAAGCTGATCATGCAAAAATTGTGGCAAATCAAATTGGATTGGGATGAATCCGTTCCTCACAACATGCATTCCACGTGGGTAAATTATTGCTCACAACTCAACCTATTGAACAACATGGCCTTCCCACGACCAATTCTTCTGTCGGACGTCGCAGCCACTCAACTCCATGGATTTTGCGACGCCAGCGAGATTGGCTATGGAGCGTGCATTTATCTGCGATCCAGCAATGCCAACGGCCAAATTCAATCCAGATTGTTGTGTGCAAAATCTCGTGTAGCTCCTCTCAAGTCAGCCACCTTACCACGCCTCGAGCTCTGCGGCGCACAATTATTGGTCAAATTGTATGCCACCGTTCTTAATTCAATTCACGTGAGAATTGACCAAACCATATTTTGGACCGATTCAACGATCACCCTCCATTGGATCAACTCTTCCCCACACTTGCTGAAAGCATTTGTAGCGAATCGAGTTTCCGATATCCAAACGAAGACATCGAGCAATATGTGGAGACACGTGCTGTCTAAGGACAATCCTGCCGATGCTTTATCACGCGGTCAACTGCCCGTTGAGTTTATCCAAAACTCCGTTTGA